One Alkalidesulfovibrio alkalitolerans DSM 16529 genomic region harbors:
- the rpoN gene encoding RNA polymerase factor sigma-54 — MALELRQQLKLSQQLVMTPQLQQAIKLLQLSRLELVETVNQELMENPFLEEGFDEPEPNLDSEGREPVAQNDVVREMPGDENALRREADWDNYLGDFASASRQSQVREYEALEEGQGFEARLTGKHSLDGHLAWQIRLSDFTEQEMEIAEHILGNLDSSGYLASPVEEIAEITQSGVEDVERVLKRVQRFDPLGVAARDPRECLLVQVEALGYDDPVLVSLISEHLEDLEKKRYKPLARKFKLTLEELKEYLDIIQTLDPMPGSSFGTSEPVYVSPDAYVYKFEDEFVILLNEEGLPRLQLNSMYMDCLQGAKCKEKDYFQEKMRSAVWLMKSLYQRQRTLFKVLESIVKFQRDFFEEGVKHLKPLILKDVADDIGMHESTVSRITTNKYVATPHGTFELKFFFNSALTLDDGSEVGSESVKALIKQLIGEEDSHQPLSDEKIVDILKDKLQVNIARRTVAKYRTALNIPSSSKRKEIF; from the coding sequence ATGGCGCTCGAACTCAGACAGCAGCTCAAATTATCGCAGCAGCTGGTCATGACCCCCCAGTTGCAGCAGGCCATCAAGCTCCTGCAGCTTTCCCGCCTGGAATTGGTGGAGACGGTGAATCAGGAATTGATGGAGAATCCTTTCCTTGAGGAAGGATTCGACGAGCCTGAGCCGAATCTGGATTCCGAGGGCCGCGAGCCAGTTGCGCAAAATGATGTCGTGCGGGAGATGCCCGGCGATGAGAACGCGTTGCGCCGCGAGGCGGACTGGGACAACTATCTGGGCGACTTCGCCAGCGCCTCGCGCCAATCCCAGGTGCGTGAATACGAGGCGCTCGAAGAGGGTCAGGGCTTCGAGGCCCGGCTCACGGGCAAGCACTCGCTTGATGGCCATCTCGCCTGGCAAATCCGTCTCTCCGATTTTACCGAGCAGGAGATGGAGATCGCCGAACACATCCTGGGCAATCTCGATTCCTCCGGCTATCTGGCCTCCCCTGTGGAGGAGATTGCAGAGATCACGCAGTCCGGCGTCGAGGATGTCGAGCGCGTGCTCAAACGCGTGCAGCGCTTCGACCCCCTGGGAGTGGCCGCCCGCGATCCTCGCGAGTGTCTGCTCGTGCAGGTCGAGGCTCTCGGCTACGACGATCCCGTCCTTGTCTCCCTTATTTCGGAACACCTCGAAGACCTAGAAAAGAAACGCTATAAGCCGCTGGCCCGGAAGTTCAAGCTGACGCTCGAAGAGTTGAAGGAGTATCTGGACATCATCCAGACGCTCGACCCCATGCCTGGATCGAGCTTTGGCACCAGCGAGCCTGTCTATGTCTCCCCGGATGCCTACGTGTACAAGTTCGAGGACGAGTTCGTCATCCTCCTGAACGAGGAAGGGCTGCCCCGGTTGCAGCTCAACTCCATGTACATGGACTGCCTGCAAGGGGCGAAGTGCAAGGAAAAGGATTACTTCCAGGAAAAGATGCGCTCGGCCGTGTGGCTCATGAAGAGCCTCTACCAGCGTCAGCGCACCCTGTTCAAGGTTCTGGAGAGTATCGTCAAGTTCCAACGGGATTTTTTCGAGGAGGGGGTTAAACATCTCAAGCCTTTGATCCTCAAGGACGTGGCCGACGACATCGGCATGCATGAATCCACGGTCAGCCGTATCACCACCAACAAATATGTGGCCACGCCGCACGGAACCTTCGAACTCAAGTTTTTCTTCAACTCCGCCCTCACGCTCGATGACGGGTCGGAGGTGGGCTCCGAAAGCGTCAAGGCGTTGATAAAACAACTCATCGGCGAGGAAGACTCCCACCAGCCGCTGTCCGACGAAAAAATCGTGGACATCCTGAAGGACAAGCTCCAGGTCAACATAGCCCGCCGGACAGTGGCCAAGTACCGCACCGCGCTGAACATTCCGTCTTCGAGCAAGCGCAAAGAGATTTTTTAA
- the hpf gene encoding ribosome hibernation-promoting factor, HPF/YfiA family translates to MNIAFNFKNFDPSEHLKDYAAKRFEKLSKYLSNTEDSEVQVNLSVEKIRQVAEVTVSDDNLHLSANESSEDMYSTIDMVLDKVLAQLKRIREKQKNKRGGKAETRAVRMDVISFTGEGDARTKSIVGTDHFDPKPMDVEEAAMQLESLDYEFLVFLNAETERLNVIYRRNDREFGLIDPGF, encoded by the coding sequence ATGAACATTGCATTCAATTTCAAGAATTTCGATCCCTCCGAGCACCTCAAGGACTACGCCGCCAAGCGCTTCGAGAAGCTTTCCAAATATCTTTCCAACACCGAGGATTCCGAGGTGCAGGTCAACCTTTCCGTGGAAAAGATCCGGCAGGTGGCCGAAGTCACGGTTTCCGATGACAACCTCCACCTGTCGGCCAACGAATCCTCCGAGGACATGTATTCGACCATCGACATGGTGCTGGACAAGGTTTTGGCCCAGTTGAAACGCATCCGCGAAAAGCAGAAGAACAAACGCGGCGGCAAGGCCGAAACCAGGGCCGTGCGCATGGACGTCATCAGCTTCACGGGCGAGGGCGACGCCAGAACCAAGAGCATCGTGGGAACCGACCATTTCGACCCCAAGCCCATGGATGTCGAGGAGGCGGCCATGCAACTCGAAAGCCTGGACTACGAGTTCTTGGTCTTCCTGAACGCGGAGACGGAGCGGCTGAACGTCATCTACCGCCGCAACGACCGTGAATTCGGGCTGATCGATCCCGGCTTCTAA
- a CDS encoding PTS sugar transporter subunit IIA, with amino-acid sequence MKLGDYLAPTSVLAELEATTKAEVLAEMVAPLATEHPELDPETAARVLMERERLGTTGIGDGIAIPHGKLPGLGDILLAVGRSVKGVSFDALDNEPCRIFFMVLAPVDAAGQHLRLLAHISRLLKSQDFRAALLAAPDQGALWRLLADA; translated from the coding sequence ATGAAACTTGGAGACTATCTCGCGCCAACGTCCGTTCTCGCGGAACTGGAGGCAACCACCAAGGCGGAAGTTCTCGCCGAAATGGTTGCGCCGCTCGCAACAGAACACCCGGAACTTGATCCCGAAACAGCCGCGCGCGTGCTCATGGAGCGCGAGCGCCTGGGCACCACGGGCATCGGCGACGGTATCGCCATCCCGCACGGCAAGCTTCCCGGCCTCGGAGACATTCTTCTCGCGGTCGGCCGCAGTGTCAAAGGCGTATCCTTCGACGCGCTGGACAACGAGCCATGCCGCATTTTCTTTATGGTGCTCGCGCCGGTCGATGCCGCCGGGCAGCATTTGCGCCTTTTGGCGCATATCTCGCGTCTGCTGAAAAGCCAGGATTTTCGCGCCGCGCTCCTGGCCGCGCCGGATCAAGGCGCGTTGTGGAGACTTCTCGCGGACGCCTGA
- the rapZ gene encoding RNase adapter RapZ, translating into MHVDQHFSVVVLTGLSGAGKSTALRVFEDMGFFCVDGLPAAMIPKLASLYRGQSDARFKGLALGMDIRQHDFLKDWEMALAELAGERIGVQVLFFEADQSELLRRYHETRRPHPMECEDLGLEQALEEERRLLEPLRASASLVVDTTQYSIHDLRRTLQEKWSFLRQGQAGLRTHIISFGFKHAAPKEADLMFDLRFLPNPHFEPSLKPLTGKEPDVAAYVLENPIGREFLERFLGFMGYLVPLYAVEGRYRLTIAIGCTGGRHRSVAVAERLFAYLKEKGYAVTLEHRHIDRV; encoded by the coding sequence ATGCACGTCGACCAGCATTTTTCCGTCGTAGTCCTGACCGGTCTTTCCGGAGCGGGAAAAAGCACGGCGTTGCGCGTCTTCGAGGATATGGGCTTCTTTTGCGTGGACGGCTTGCCTGCCGCTATGATTCCCAAATTGGCCTCCCTGTATCGCGGACAGAGTGATGCCCGCTTCAAGGGGCTGGCCCTGGGCATGGACATCCGCCAGCACGATTTTCTCAAAGACTGGGAGATGGCCCTCGCCGAACTCGCCGGGGAGCGGATCGGGGTGCAGGTGCTGTTCTTCGAGGCCGACCAGTCCGAACTCCTGCGCCGCTATCATGAGACCAGACGCCCGCACCCCATGGAATGCGAGGATCTGGGCCTGGAACAGGCTTTGGAGGAGGAACGCCGCCTGCTCGAACCGCTTCGGGCCTCGGCCTCGCTCGTCGTTGACACGACCCAGTATTCCATCCATGATCTTCGTCGTACGCTTCAGGAAAAATGGTCCTTTCTGCGGCAGGGACAGGCCGGGCTACGCACGCACATCATCTCCTTCGGCTTCAAGCACGCGGCCCCAAAGGAAGCGGACCTCATGTTCGATCTGCGCTTCCTGCCTAACCCGCATTTCGAGCCGTCCCTGAAGCCTCTGACTGGCAAGGAGCCGGACGTGGCGGCGTATGTCTTGGAAAACCCCATCGGCCGAGAGTTTCTGGAGCGCTTTTTGGGGTTCATGGGCTACCTCGTTCCGTTGTATGCCGTCGAGGGCAGGTATCGGCTGACCATAGCCATCGGCTGCACGGGCGGCCGACATCGTTCGGTGGCCGTGGCCGAAAGGCTGTTTGCATACCTCAAAGAGAAAGGGTATGCGGTGACCCTTGAACACCGCCACATAGACCGGGTGTAA
- a CDS encoding PTS sugar transporter subunit IIA encodes MVKTESSPQTGVLVVTHADYGKALLDAAWFIMGKQPSVASIGVDATSEVEATVAAIRQRLKELDTGGGVLILTDMFGGTPTNLSLSLLSTGTLEVITGVNLPMLLKVLQNRDKRPQELATLAKNAGMQGIVVAGEVLRKKIAAS; translated from the coding sequence ATGGTCAAGACCGAGTCTTCTCCGCAGACAGGGGTGCTTGTCGTCACCCATGCCGATTACGGCAAGGCTTTGCTCGACGCAGCTTGGTTCATCATGGGCAAGCAGCCGAGCGTCGCGAGCATCGGCGTTGACGCGACCTCCGAGGTCGAGGCCACGGTCGCGGCCATCAGGCAGCGGCTCAAGGAACTCGACACGGGCGGCGGCGTTTTGATCCTTACCGATATGTTCGGCGGCACACCGACCAACCTTTCGTTGTCGCTCCTGTCCACCGGGACGTTGGAAGTAATCACCGGCGTCAACCTCCCCATGCTTCTCAAAGTGTTGCAAAACAGGGACAAGCGGCCGCAGGAACTGGCCACTTTGGCCAAAAACGCCGGAATGCAGGGCATCGTCGTGGCGGGCGAGGTGCTGCGCAAGAAAATCGCCGCGAGTTGA
- a CDS encoding PTS sugar transporter subunit IIB, giving the protein MFWVRIDNRLVHGQVIEAWLPFTGAETLVVANDELAADLLRQEIMGLAIPQDISVLFTTIDELPGLIAQMGGQPNSLILFATCADARRAFDAGLRFSVVNIGNLHYAPGKKQVCSHVAVSLDDERCLGYLAAHKVVLDYRCVPSDTVQVKNRW; this is encoded by the coding sequence ATGTTCTGGGTTCGCATCGACAATCGTCTCGTGCACGGTCAGGTCATCGAGGCTTGGCTGCCGTTCACCGGCGCGGAGACGCTCGTCGTGGCCAACGACGAATTGGCCGCCGACCTGTTGCGCCAGGAAATCATGGGTCTGGCCATCCCGCAGGACATCTCAGTGCTCTTTACTACCATCGACGAGCTTCCCGGATTGATCGCCCAGATGGGGGGGCAGCCCAATTCCCTGATCCTCTTTGCGACCTGCGCCGATGCTCGTAGAGCCTTCGACGCGGGGCTCAGGTTCTCCGTCGTCAATATCGGCAACCTTCACTACGCCCCCGGCAAAAAACAAGTCTGCTCCCATGTTGCCGTCAGCCTGGATGACGAACGATGTCTCGGCTATCTTGCGGCCCACAAGGTGGTCCTCGACTACCGGTGCGTCCCGAGCGACACTGTGCAGGTAAAGAACCGATGGTGA
- a CDS encoding class I adenylate cyclase — protein MRLAAALRERLLPGRESGLGGSVWTELLEVFARVDANRTEVRRAAAEVVTVLAQPGACARDAGTLRECLRLLLGLGGHGPQVALRLLDEMPLPLAQMIVLMDSLSPRERLHLANALCLGVQSVDAGLAEHAHVLMASLDLPVVDVTDFLADLQNRGAELAWPIKERLRNGEYGRFLRERFAADPAHLENPVLLDAAAALGDMAAVTRLVVTSAPPARPSARLLRLAARQVVADDPWIAKTILAGLGASCPEVVGAAAHALVEIGFDKSGQLLGRLFSRSRDMRRVLAHRALVLPRGAFEEFLAQFDAAGGRKITVYLFFCLVRLDPDFCLACLKRKELGFASLLSDEDAQAVESFILSQRKRGRDDERRIEGAFVPGAEQASIPSRGFLARFFGRERADPGHVLGRQRGVDGIDFSSTSLKLGSFTDRTVRDCVFAGATLASARFERTTFGGVDFAGAKLTSCTFVSCSFTACSLRGAALRDCVFVDCEFKAADLSEARLDGVRFRGAMFVACHFGGAVLFGCTFSESQFRHCHLAQARLDRTRIRSSRLLACFLPDMNCRECSFAGVEFSECSLVSSAFAECSFTCVTARQTAFAGCRAVGCKADSAPFMRLMEETLWPLLEDLDAGRAVEAPTKALKEGRAARFMDAVLRRFARQRSLRVAELRMAGENDRRLAWAEAIMTARQAKFLRLLPALLNGREYEAEHGLLGVPACRLEGFAPSFEQAEELTALTDSTLPKGRGGKINIAGLYAMGSLGTLAQSVKSDLDCWVCLDDGRVDALALDGLRGKLAHLEAWARDEFGLEVHFFLMTLDDIRVNRFGASDEESSGSAQALLLKDEFYRTFLRLGGGVPAWCLMPSGISAEEYERLLPEVLAHPLCEPRRVIDLGPLLEIPPEEFFGACLWQIVKAIKSPFKSIMKLGLLEQYARQNPSKGGLLCEEIKANIVRRVPDPWAIDPSLALYARVRSYYKDIGETQALYLLREAFAQRFSLVAPTPCSSLARSGVLAAMRQVFGDGAEPGVRSGNEQWSLARSSKMGTLIGAFMIGAYGRIRERLAQGEAMVASRITPQDMTRLGRRIICAFARRDHKVERAPFLMQAKRAFREMHLSADKAPGRKTRWRIKGRPFGAAAGEWETVRVSEDPVALFAFIVANGFWSESTPLHGDATIAPLAMEEVTGLLNTLTAFFAQDSFEVDPDAYLGEEQVVRAFFVLNLLASRDAKELREVWSICLTSWGELLCIHDTKPDPIIFKSAAHYLTRRHRLTPQPFAVLDSFIPRRSPCPRIVLA, from the coding sequence TTGCGCCTCGCCGCCGCTCTGCGGGAGCGGCTGCTGCCCGGACGGGAAAGCGGTCTTGGTGGGAGCGTATGGACTGAATTGTTGGAGGTTTTCGCACGAGTCGACGCTAACCGGACGGAGGTGCGCCGCGCCGCCGCCGAGGTCGTGACGGTTCTCGCGCAACCAGGGGCATGTGCCCGTGATGCGGGCACGCTTCGCGAATGCCTCAGACTCCTGCTCGGGTTGGGCGGGCATGGGCCGCAGGTCGCACTCCGCCTTCTGGATGAAATGCCGCTTCCGTTGGCGCAGATGATTGTGCTGATGGATTCGCTTTCGCCGCGAGAGCGCTTGCATCTGGCCAACGCCCTGTGCCTGGGCGTTCAATCCGTCGATGCGGGACTGGCGGAGCATGCCCACGTCCTGATGGCATCCCTGGATTTGCCGGTCGTCGATGTCACCGATTTCCTGGCTGATCTGCAAAATCGTGGGGCCGAACTGGCTTGGCCGATCAAAGAACGCTTGCGAAACGGCGAATACGGTCGTTTTCTACGCGAGCGGTTCGCCGCGGATCCGGCACACCTCGAAAATCCAGTCCTGCTCGACGCGGCCGCAGCCCTGGGCGACATGGCCGCCGTAACCCGGCTGGTCGTGACGTCGGCTCCGCCTGCCCGACCCTCGGCGCGTCTTTTGCGGCTTGCCGCGCGCCAAGTCGTGGCGGACGACCCGTGGATAGCCAAGACCATTCTCGCCGGACTGGGGGCTTCGTGCCCCGAGGTAGTGGGGGCCGCGGCGCATGCGCTGGTGGAGATCGGATTCGACAAGTCGGGACAGCTTCTCGGCAGGCTTTTCTCCCGCTCGCGCGACATGCGCCGAGTGTTGGCCCACCGCGCGCTGGTTCTGCCGCGTGGCGCCTTCGAGGAGTTTCTGGCGCAATTCGATGCGGCCGGGGGCAGGAAGATCACCGTTTACCTCTTCTTCTGTCTTGTGCGCCTGGACCCTGATTTTTGTTTGGCCTGCCTCAAACGCAAGGAACTGGGGTTTGCGAGTCTTCTTTCCGACGAGGACGCGCAAGCTGTCGAGAGCTTTATTCTCTCGCAACGCAAGCGCGGCAGGGACGATGAACGACGGATCGAGGGCGCTTTCGTCCCAGGGGCGGAACAGGCATCGATCCCGTCGCGCGGCTTCCTGGCGCGTTTTTTCGGCCGGGAAAGAGCCGATCCGGGCCATGTGCTCGGACGTCAGCGCGGCGTTGATGGGATCGATTTTTCGAGCACTTCACTGAAACTCGGTTCGTTCACGGACCGTACGGTGCGGGACTGCGTCTTCGCCGGGGCGACGCTGGCTTCCGCACGGTTCGAGCGGACAACTTTCGGTGGAGTGGACTTTGCTGGCGCCAAGCTCACGTCATGCACGTTCGTCTCATGCTCTTTCACCGCCTGTTCCCTGCGGGGAGCGGCCCTGCGCGATTGCGTCTTCGTGGATTGCGAGTTCAAGGCAGCGGACCTGAGCGAGGCCCGTCTCGATGGTGTTCGTTTCCGTGGCGCAATGTTTGTGGCTTGCCATTTTGGTGGCGCGGTTCTTTTCGGCTGCACGTTCTCGGAATCGCAATTCCGTCACTGCCATCTGGCCCAGGCGCGGCTCGATCGTACGCGAATTCGGTCGAGCCGCCTGCTGGCATGTTTTCTGCCCGACATGAACTGTCGGGAATGTTCCTTTGCCGGTGTCGAGTTTTCGGAATGCAGCCTCGTGTCTTCGGCATTCGCGGAGTGCTCTTTCACCTGCGTCACGGCGAGACAGACCGCCTTCGCCGGATGCCGGGCCGTTGGTTGCAAGGCGGATTCGGCTCCGTTCATGCGCCTCATGGAGGAGACGCTGTGGCCCCTTCTGGAGGATCTGGACGCGGGACGCGCCGTCGAGGCGCCGACCAAGGCGTTGAAGGAAGGACGAGCTGCGCGGTTCATGGATGCCGTCCTGCGCAGATTCGCCAGGCAGCGATCTCTGCGCGTGGCGGAACTACGCATGGCAGGTGAGAACGATCGCCGTCTTGCCTGGGCGGAGGCTATCATGACGGCGCGTCAGGCGAAATTTTTGCGGTTGCTTCCCGCACTACTGAATGGTCGCGAATACGAAGCCGAGCACGGCCTCCTCGGTGTACCCGCGTGCCGATTGGAGGGGTTCGCCCCCTCTTTCGAGCAGGCGGAAGAGCTTACTGCGCTGACGGATTCCACCCTGCCCAAAGGGAGGGGGGGGAAGATCAACATTGCTGGACTTTACGCCATGGGAAGCCTGGGAACGCTTGCCCAGTCCGTGAAATCGGACCTCGACTGCTGGGTTTGTCTGGACGATGGCAGGGTCGATGCGTTGGCCCTTGACGGTCTGAGAGGCAAGCTTGCGCATTTGGAGGCATGGGCCCGTGACGAGTTCGGCCTGGAAGTACACTTTTTCCTCATGACCCTCGACGACATCCGGGTCAATCGATTCGGCGCGAGCGACGAGGAAAGCTCGGGATCGGCCCAGGCGCTTCTTCTGAAAGACGAATTCTATCGCACATTCCTCAGGCTTGGCGGGGGCGTTCCGGCTTGGTGCCTCATGCCTTCGGGCATTTCGGCCGAGGAGTACGAGCGACTGTTGCCAGAAGTCCTTGCGCATCCGCTGTGCGAACCCAGACGGGTAATCGATCTCGGACCGCTTCTCGAAATTCCGCCCGAGGAATTTTTTGGGGCCTGTCTGTGGCAGATTGTCAAAGCCATCAAAAGTCCCTTTAAATCCATCATGAAGCTCGGTCTGCTCGAACAGTACGCGCGTCAGAACCCCTCGAAGGGCGGCCTCTTGTGCGAGGAAATCAAGGCGAATATCGTGCGCCGGGTTCCTGACCCATGGGCGATAGATCCATCTCTGGCGCTGTATGCCCGCGTTCGCTCGTACTACAAGGACATCGGGGAAACCCAGGCCCTGTACTTACTGCGCGAGGCATTTGCGCAACGCTTCTCCCTCGTCGCGCCCACGCCCTGTTCCTCCCTTGCCCGAAGCGGTGTTCTGGCCGCCATGCGTCAAGTTTTCGGAGACGGGGCCGAGCCCGGAGTACGAAGCGGAAACGAACAATGGAGTCTGGCGCGAAGCTCCAAGATGGGAACGCTCATAGGCGCGTTCATGATCGGGGCCTACGGACGTATCCGTGAAAGGCTCGCGCAGGGCGAGGCGATGGTCGCTTCGCGCATCACCCCGCAGGACATGACGCGCCTTGGCCGCCGCATCATTTGCGCCTTTGCCCGACGCGACCACAAGGTCGAGCGCGCGCCGTTCCTGATGCAAGCCAAGCGCGCATTCAGGGAGATGCACCTTTCCGCGGACAAGGCGCCCGGACGCAAAACCCGCTGGCGAATTAAGGGACGGCCATTTGGAGCGGCCGCTGGCGAGTGGGAAACAGTTCGCGTTTCCGAGGACCCTGTGGCGCTTTTCGCGTTCATCGTGGCCAACGGGTTCTGGTCGGAATCCACTCCGCTGCACGGCGACGCCACTATCGCCCCGTTGGCTATGGAAGAAGTCACCGGACTTCTCAACACGCTGACGGCGTTCTTTGCGCAGGACAGCTTCGAAGTCGATCCGGATGCCTATCTCGGCGAGGAACAGGTGGTGCGCGCTTTCTTCGTACTCAACCTGCTCGCGTCCCGGGACGCCAAAGAATTGCGGGAAGTTTGGAGCATCTGCCTGACGAGTTGGGGTGAATTGTTGTGCATCCATGACACCAAGCCCGACCCGATCATTTTCAAGTCTGCGGCGCACTACCTCACCCGGCGTCACAGGCTGACGCCGCAGCCTTTTGCGGTCCTGGATTCCTTCATTCCCAGGCGTTCACCATGCCCCCGCATCGTTCTTGCCTGA
- a CDS encoding chemotaxis protein, producing the protein MSQSKILLESGTNELEIVEFTIDEVGPDGKEYTGHYGVNVAKVLEIIRRPEATAMPNTTHPCVLGAFNLRSRIIPLVDLSSWLGKRVKDSSTQKVVVTEFNNVINAFLVSEVNRIHRISWTQVEPPDAYLTHYTASSITGVVKFENRIILILDMEKIIADLNPNLAFQLDKSEEAREGEKRERAVRVLIADDSSMIRGTLSRGLLKVGFEVEQSINGKEAWDRLLEIKAQAEGEGRPISDLLNIVVSDIEMPIMDGHNLCKRIKDDPVLGKLPVILFSSLITDRLRHKGEAVGADDQISKPEITTLSRRIKALLRERQGFDFPAEARV; encoded by the coding sequence ATGAGTCAGTCGAAAATTCTTCTGGAGTCCGGCACCAACGAGCTCGAAATCGTTGAATTCACCATCGACGAAGTCGGACCCGACGGGAAGGAGTATACAGGCCATTACGGCGTCAACGTGGCCAAAGTCCTTGAGATCATCCGCAGGCCCGAGGCCACGGCCATGCCCAACACCACGCATCCATGCGTCCTGGGCGCGTTCAACCTCAGATCGCGCATCATCCCTCTGGTGGACCTTTCGAGCTGGCTCGGCAAACGCGTCAAGGACAGCTCGACCCAGAAGGTCGTGGTCACGGAGTTCAACAACGTGATCAATGCCTTTCTCGTCTCCGAAGTCAATCGCATCCACCGCATCTCCTGGACGCAGGTCGAGCCGCCCGACGCCTATCTGACGCACTACACGGCCTCCAGTATCACGGGCGTGGTCAAGTTCGAGAACCGCATCATCCTCATCCTGGACATGGAGAAGATCATCGCGGACCTGAACCCCAATCTCGCCTTCCAACTCGACAAATCCGAGGAGGCGCGAGAAGGGGAGAAACGGGAACGGGCCGTGCGAGTCTTGATCGCCGACGATTCCTCGATGATTCGCGGAACCCTTTCGCGCGGGCTGCTTAAGGTCGGATTCGAGGTTGAGCAGAGCATCAACGGCAAGGAGGCCTGGGACAGGCTCCTTGAGATCAAGGCGCAGGCCGAGGGCGAAGGCAGGCCGATCAGCGATCTGCTGAACATCGTGGTCTCGGACATCGAGATGCCGATTATGGACGGTCACAACCTGTGCAAGCGTATCAAGGACGACCCGGTGCTCGGCAAACTCCCCGTGATCTTGTTTTCCTCGCTCATCACGGACCGTCTGCGCCACAAGGGAGAGGCAGTAGGGGCGGACGACCAGATATCCAAGCCGGAAATCACCACCTTGTCCCGCCGCATCAAGGCTTTGCTGCGGGAACGACAGGGGTTCGACTTCCCGGCCGAGGCCCGGGTCTGA
- a CDS encoding biotin--[acetyl-CoA-carboxylase] ligase, with protein sequence MSGSFETALHSITIASPATPTGLAALHPSWARDVDDLGPWHEVPEGFETGMQASAGPVIVLDSCASTMDAAFEMALADRLSPWASVVAARQEQGRGQLRRGWVSTPGNLHVTLRLPEFSAAFAALCPLLLGYAASVALEPLGVDTLVKWPNDLLTSGGKVGGLLVEERRGILLVGMGLNLSHAPLVGELRRDHALAAGVLRLDPPRGPLCTWLVMGSGMRRTLNGTLAGSPRDFLTRLLRPRLAFLGRRVRVVDGSTQVEGVFEGLDEDGSLRIDRSGREGGMVRLYSGSIYPL encoded by the coding sequence ATGTCGGGATCGTTCGAGACAGCGCTCCATTCCATAACCATCGCATCGCCCGCCACGCCCACGGGGTTGGCCGCTCTGCATCCATCATGGGCGCGGGACGTGGACGACCTCGGACCATGGCACGAAGTCCCGGAAGGATTCGAAACGGGCATGCAGGCGTCTGCCGGGCCGGTCATCGTGCTGGATTCGTGCGCCTCGACCATGGATGCAGCCTTCGAGATGGCGTTGGCCGACCGTTTGTCGCCGTGGGCGAGCGTTGTGGCGGCGCGCCAGGAGCAAGGCAGGGGGCAGCTTCGTCGGGGCTGGGTTTCGACGCCCGGCAATCTGCACGTCACGCTCCGGCTTCCCGAATTTTCCGCTGCGTTCGCCGCCTTGTGCCCTCTCCTGCTTGGTTACGCCGCGAGCGTCGCGCTCGAACCGCTCGGAGTGGACACGCTGGTCAAGTGGCCAAACGATCTTTTGACCAGCGGCGGAAAGGTGGGCGGCCTCCTCGTGGAGGAGCGCCGCGGAATATTGCTGGTCGGAATGGGCCTGAATCTCTCCCATGCTCCCCTGGTGGGCGAATTGCGTCGGGATCACGCCCTGGCTGCGGGGGTGTTGCGTCTCGACCCGCCACGGGGACCGCTTTGCACCTGGCTCGTCATGGGGAGTGGCATGCGACGGACCCTGAACGGGACGCTTGCGGGAAGTCCGCGTGATTTCCTCACGCGTCTGCTCAGGCCCCGTTTGGCCTTTCTTGGCCGCCGGGTCAGGGTGGTGGACGGTTCCACCCAGGTGGAAGGGGTTTTCGAGGGATTGGACGAGGACGGAAGCCTGCGCATCGACCGGTCCGGCCGGGAAGGCGGGATGGTCAGGCTTTACTCGGGCAGTATTTATCCGTTATAA